The following is a genomic window from bacterium.
TTGTTCTTCAGGCGTGACGCGGGCTATAAATCACTTTCGAATAACCATTCGGGAGAATTTTTATGGCTCAAGCAACAATTCAATTCCTTGGACATTCAACAACGTTAATTACTACCGAGGCCGGCAAAAAGGTGCTCGTTGATGCATTTTTATCCGAGAACCCAGCCTGTCCTGAGAACTTAAAAGACCCAGGGAAAATTGACTTGATCATTCTCACCCATGGTCACGCCGATCACACTGGCGATATAATCACACTTGCCAAGAAATACTCCCCAAAAATCTGCGCTGCCTACGAACTACAATCGCTCTTAGTCCAGGATGGCATTCCCGAAACATTAATGGAGCGCATGAATAAAGGCGGGTCGGTTAAGATTGGTGATTTAAAAATCAGTTTAACTCAGGCCTTTCATTCTAGTTCGTACGATGCGCTGGATGGTAAGACTTATTATGCCGGCGAGCCTTGTGGCGTAGTTGTCACACTCGAGTCGGGACGGACAATTTATCATGCCGGCGACACCGGACTTTTTTCAGACATGCGTCTAATCGGCGAGCGTTATCAACCAGAAGTTGCCTTACTACCCA
Proteins encoded in this region:
- a CDS encoding metal-dependent hydrolase — encoded protein: MAQATIQFLGHSTTLITTEAGKKVLVDAFLSENPACPENLKDPGKIDLIILTHGHADHTGDIITLAKKYSPKICAAYELQSLLVQDGIPETLMERMNKGGSVKIGDLKISLTQAFHSSSYDALDGKTYYAGEPCGVVVTLESGRTIYHAGDTGLFSDMRLIGERYQPEVALLPIGDRFTMDPHDAAIATSLIKPKTIIPIHHSTFDILTGTTEDFKNELGNAESKLRILAPGEIFKF